In Mycobacterium sp. JS623, one genomic interval encodes:
- a CDS encoding acyltransferase family protein — protein MTADRGHSIPALDGIRAVAVALVLAEHGGLPGVSGGFLGVDVFFVLSGFLITSLLLEEFRNNGRIRLRDFWIRRARRLLPAMLVMALAVVAMRRLFPTEATASLRDDAVASFFWMSNWAFVAQQTDYFSQGAPPSPLQHTWSLGVEEQYYLIWPLLVIAVAALSWRRLRSAVFVLAATGVVASATAAILMAPQINRVYFGTDTRAQALLMGAAAAALLVRDWSVLTDGATLIRTRYRRWAGTALSVVGLAMLAALAHFATGGARDFRYGLLILAAVAAVLVVAPVALDPGSPVARALAWRPLVWLGAISYGVYLWHWPIFLALNGECTGWSGWPLFALRCAATVAVATASWWLLEQPIRRWRPVIVPMLPLAGATAATAAVVTMTVLPVDVRPADPGTSSIDSAALVSPEVPVEVKSPSGQLAPGTKRVAVFGDSVAWTLMRYLPPTPGLSFTNYTTIGCGVARGGPYRYAGETLNQKPECDSWPARWSQRINHDRPDVVLLIIGRWEVVDRVNEGHWTHIGDDAYDAYLGGELARALDILTSTGAHVVVTTEPYNRRGERADGSLYPEDQPQRADSWNTLLRNVIGTRPNVTLLDLNKKLGPDGYYTNKVDGIKMRIDGVHPTPEAVKWLTPWLADALKR, from the coding sequence GTGACAGCGGATCGCGGCCACTCGATTCCCGCACTGGACGGTATCCGTGCGGTCGCTGTCGCGCTCGTCCTCGCCGAGCACGGGGGTCTCCCCGGCGTCTCCGGCGGATTTCTCGGCGTCGACGTCTTCTTCGTGCTGAGCGGATTCCTGATCACCTCACTGCTCCTCGAAGAATTCCGTAACAACGGGCGAATTCGGCTGCGCGACTTCTGGATTCGGCGTGCTCGACGCTTGCTGCCCGCGATGCTCGTGATGGCGCTCGCGGTGGTGGCGATGCGCAGACTCTTCCCGACCGAGGCCACCGCTTCGCTGCGCGACGATGCCGTCGCCTCCTTCTTCTGGATGTCCAATTGGGCGTTCGTCGCACAGCAGACCGACTACTTCTCGCAAGGCGCCCCGCCGTCGCCGCTGCAGCACACGTGGTCGCTCGGCGTCGAGGAGCAGTACTACCTGATCTGGCCACTGCTGGTGATCGCCGTCGCCGCGCTGTCCTGGAGGCGTCTCCGATCGGCCGTCTTTGTGCTGGCTGCCACCGGCGTCGTCGCATCGGCGACGGCCGCCATCTTGATGGCGCCCCAAATCAACCGGGTGTACTTCGGCACCGACACCCGTGCGCAGGCCCTGCTGATGGGCGCCGCAGCAGCCGCGCTGCTAGTCCGGGACTGGTCGGTGCTCACCGACGGCGCGACGTTGATTCGCACGCGCTACCGGCGATGGGCCGGGACCGCGCTCTCGGTCGTGGGACTGGCGATGCTGGCGGCATTGGCGCACTTCGCGACGGGCGGCGCCCGCGACTTCCGCTACGGACTGTTGATCCTGGCGGCGGTGGCCGCAGTCCTCGTCGTCGCACCCGTGGCGCTGGACCCGGGCTCGCCCGTCGCGCGGGCACTGGCATGGCGGCCGCTGGTGTGGCTGGGCGCGATCTCCTACGGCGTCTACCTCTGGCACTGGCCGATCTTCCTGGCGCTCAATGGGGAATGCACTGGCTGGTCCGGCTGGCCGCTGTTCGCGCTGCGGTGCGCCGCGACGGTGGCGGTGGCGACGGCGTCGTGGTGGTTGCTCGAGCAGCCCATCCGGCGCTGGCGGCCGGTGATCGTCCCGATGTTGCCGTTGGCGGGTGCGACGGCGGCGACGGCGGCCGTGGTGACGATGACGGTGCTGCCGGTCGACGTGAGACCAGCCGACCCGGGCACCAGCAGCATCGACTCCGCGGCGCTGGTCTCACCCGAGGTGCCGGTCGAGGTGAAGTCGCCGTCGGGCCAGCTGGCGCCGGGGACCAAGCGGGTGGCGGTGTTCGGGGACTCGGTGGCATGGACGTTGATGCGGTACCTGCCGCCGACGCCGGGGCTGAGCTTCACCAACTACACGACGATCGGGTGTGGCGTGGCCCGCGGCGGGCCCTATCGGTATGCGGGCGAGACGCTGAACCAGAAGCCGGAATGCGATTCGTGGCCGGCGCGGTGGTCCCAGCGGATCAACCACGACCGGCCGGACGTCGTGCTGCTGATCATCGGCCGCTGGGAGGTCGTGGATCGGGTCAACGAGGGCCACTGGACGCATATTGGCGACGACGCGTACGACGCGTATCTGGGGGGTGAGCTAGCGCGTGCGCTCGACATTCTGACGTCGACGGGCGCGCACGTGGTGGTGACGACCGAGCCGTACAACCGGCGCGGTGAGCGGGCCGACGGCAGCCTGTATCCCGAGGATCAGCCCCAGCGCGCCGACAGCTGGAACACCTTGTTGCGCAACGTGATCGGTACGCGACCCAACGTCACCCTGCTCGACCTCAACAAGAAGTTGGGTCCGGACGGCTACTACACCAACAAGGTCGACGGCATCAAGATGCGCATCGACGGCGTGCATCCGACGCCGGAGGCGGTCAAGTGGTTGACGCCGTGGCTGGCCGACGCGCTGAAGCGCTAG
- a CDS encoding NAD-dependent succinate-semialdehyde dehydrogenase, producing the protein MDTTALLKSVPTGLWIGGEERQGKSTFNVLDPSDDEVLIAVADGTPEDAIAALDAACAVQEDWAATAPRERGEILRAVFEKITEKAEDLATLMTLEMGKVLPESMGEVKYGSEFFRWFAEEAVRIGGRYTPKPAGDGRIIVTKGPVGPCYAITPWNFPLAMGTRKIGPAVAAGCTMIVKPAQETPLTMLLLAKLMDEAGLPKGVLSVIPTSKPGDVTTALIDDGRLRKLTFTGSTGVGKALAKQGSDKLLRLSMELGGNAPFVVFDDADVDAAVDGAILAKMRNGGEACTAANRFHVANAVREEFTEKLVKRMSEFTLGKGIDESATLGPLINAKQVATVEDLVSDAVSRGATVAVGGVAPGGPGNFYPATVLADVPADARILREEVFGPVAPITGFDAEEEGIKAANDTEYGLAAYIYTQSLDRALRVAESIDAGMVGVNRGVISDPAAPFGGVKQSGFGREGGTEGIEEYLETKYIALTN; encoded by the coding sequence ATGGACACCACCGCTCTGCTGAAGTCAGTGCCCACCGGTCTGTGGATCGGCGGTGAGGAACGCCAAGGCAAGTCGACATTCAACGTTCTTGACCCCTCCGATGACGAGGTCCTGATCGCCGTCGCCGACGGCACCCCAGAAGACGCGATCGCCGCGCTGGACGCCGCCTGCGCCGTCCAGGAGGACTGGGCGGCCACCGCGCCCCGCGAGCGTGGCGAAATCCTGCGTGCGGTCTTCGAGAAGATCACCGAAAAGGCCGAAGACCTCGCGACCCTGATGACCCTCGAAATGGGCAAGGTGTTGCCCGAAAGCATGGGCGAGGTCAAGTACGGCTCGGAGTTCTTCCGCTGGTTTGCCGAGGAGGCGGTCCGCATTGGCGGCCGGTACACCCCGAAGCCCGCAGGCGACGGCCGCATCATCGTCACCAAGGGTCCGGTCGGCCCGTGTTACGCGATCACCCCGTGGAACTTTCCGCTGGCGATGGGCACCCGCAAGATCGGCCCAGCGGTGGCCGCCGGGTGCACCATGATCGTCAAGCCTGCCCAGGAGACCCCGCTGACCATGCTGCTGCTGGCCAAGCTGATGGACGAGGCCGGCCTGCCCAAAGGCGTGCTGTCGGTCATCCCGACGAGCAAGCCGGGCGACGTGACCACCGCGCTGATCGACGACGGTCGGCTGCGCAAGCTGACCTTCACCGGGTCGACCGGCGTCGGCAAGGCGCTCGCCAAGCAGGGCAGCGACAAGCTGCTGCGGCTGTCGATGGAGCTCGGCGGCAACGCGCCGTTCGTGGTGTTCGACGACGCCGATGTGGACGCCGCAGTCGACGGCGCGATCCTGGCCAAGATGCGCAACGGCGGTGAAGCCTGCACCGCGGCCAACCGCTTCCACGTCGCCAACGCGGTGCGCGAGGAGTTCACCGAGAAGCTGGTCAAGCGGATGAGCGAGTTCACGCTCGGCAAGGGCATCGACGAGTCCGCCACGCTGGGCCCGCTGATCAACGCCAAGCAGGTCGCCACCGTCGAGGATCTGGTGTCCGACGCGGTGTCGCGCGGCGCGACGGTCGCGGTCGGTGGCGTCGCCCCAGGCGGCCCCGGCAACTTCTACCCGGCGACGGTGCTGGCCGACGTCCCCGCCGACGCCCGCATCCTCAGGGAGGAGGTGTTCGGGCCCGTCGCGCCGATCACAGGCTTCGACGCGGAGGAGGAGGGCATCAAGGCGGCCAACGACACCGAATATGGGTTGGCGGCCTACATCTACACGCAGTCGCTGGATCGTGCGCTGCGGGTGGCCGAGAGCATCGACGCCGGCATGGTCGGCGTGAACCGCGGCGTGATCTCCGACCCCGCGGCCCCATTCGGCGGCGTCAAACAGTCCGGCTTCGGCCGCGAGGGTGGCACCGAGGGCATCGAGGAATACCTCGAGACGAAATACATCGCGCTGACGAACTAG